From Thermosinus carboxydivorans Nor1, the proteins below share one genomic window:
- a CDS encoding DUF3311 domain-containing protein, with product MNSVKVILTLIPFIWTIGMIPFVNRVKPFVLGLPFLAFWLIAGIVVAFLCISALYRLDKNKNDSEI from the coding sequence ATGAACTCGGTTAAAGTAATTCTGACGTTAATTCCGTTTATCTGGACTATTGGCATGATTCCCTTTGTTAACAGGGTGAAGCCCTTTGTCTTGGGACTGCCGTTTTTGGCCTTCTGGCTGATTGCCGGAATTGTCGTCGCGTTTTTGTGCATAAGTGCCCTTTATCGCCTTGATAAGAACAAAAACGATTCCGAAATCTAA